A region of Acidobacteriota bacterium DNA encodes the following proteins:
- a CDS encoding nucleotidyltransferase family protein, with translation MEGQHAPAGEEDRPEDGVEEKGLRAEEQKPLAGTDEKTRTRLLALLSYGGLSDTAERTLAGAAEWGDEDWENLRLTARRHGLTPLLYSRLKERLPAGTVPAKTMEALKTDFFTNAAAQMRRFHFLGRMLDAFRERGVPVIVLKGGWLAEAVYGDPALRTMDDVDLLVRREDIKKADEVMAGAGCSLLESGLVASEGENEFHYRHRTTNTLIEMHWDLFLPIYPFAMTSEEVWAAAVPATIAGSGAFALTPEDMLLHVAIHASNHCYDFGLKPLCDIAEMLARLQIDAETFLEKMERYRAVHAAGLPILLAHRLLGAQVPEAVLERLKREKPPEKLWAAAVEAVFLERPGRGKGEAVRPNMLLFMGRKSLGGKLRLALKKAFPPAKTVAVEFGLNPGSARVWLSYPRWIRKLYRENAAAIKGYFGGLARGRTAEPDDTASLMDWLMRS, from the coding sequence GTGGAAGGCCAACACGCGCCGGCTGGCGAAGAAGATCGCCCGGAAGACGGGGTTGAAGAAAAGGGCTTGAGGGCGGAAGAGCAAAAGCCGTTGGCCGGAACCGATGAGAAGACGCGGACGCGGCTTCTTGCGCTGTTGAGTTATGGGGGACTCTCGGATACTGCGGAGCGAACGCTTGCAGGGGCGGCGGAATGGGGGGACGAGGACTGGGAAAACCTGCGATTGACGGCCCGGCGGCATGGGCTGACCCCCCTTCTCTATTCGCGGCTGAAGGAACGCCTGCCGGCCGGGACGGTCCCGGCAAAGACGATGGAGGCCCTGAAGACCGATTTCTTCACGAACGCCGCGGCCCAGATGCGCCGCTTTCATTTTCTGGGGAGAATGCTGGACGCGTTTCGGGAGAGGGGCGTTCCGGTCATCGTTCTCAAGGGTGGATGGCTGGCCGAGGCCGTCTACGGCGATCCGGCCCTGAGGACAATGGACGACGTCGATCTTCTGGTCCGGCGGGAGGACATCAAAAAGGCGGACGAGGTCATGGCGGGGGCGGGATGTTCCCTTCTGGAATCCGGGCTGGTCGCCTCGGAGGGCGAAAACGAATTTCATTACAGACACCGGACGACGAACACGCTGATCGAAATGCATTGGGATCTCTTCCTGCCCATCTACCCCTTCGCCATGACCTCGGAGGAGGTTTGGGCGGCGGCCGTTCCGGCGACGATCGCGGGAAGCGGGGCGTTTGCGCTCACGCCCGAGGACATGCTGCTTCATGTGGCGATCCATGCCTCCAATCACTGTTACGACTTCGGATTGAAACCGCTCTGCGACATCGCCGAGATGCTGGCGCGGCTGCAGATCGACGCGGAAACGTTTCTTGAGAAGATGGAGCGTTACCGGGCTGTGCATGCAGCGGGACTGCCGATTCTTCTGGCGCACCGGCTGCTGGGGGCGCAGGTCCCGGAGGCGGTGCTGGAGCGGTTGAAGCGGGAGAAGCCGCCGGAGAAGCTGTGGGCGGCCGCGGTCGAGGCGGTCTTTCTGGAGCGCCCGGGGAGGGGGAAAGGCGAGGCGGTGCGGCCGAACATGCTCCTTTTCATGGGGCGGAAGAGCCTGGGGGGGAAGCTGCGGCTGGCACTGAAAAAGGCCTTTCCGCCGGCGAAAACGGTTGCGGTCGAATTCGGGTTGAATCCGGGATCGGCGCGGGTGTGGCTTTCCTATCCGCGGTGGATCCGGAAGCTTTATCGGGAGAACGCAGCAGCGATCAAGGGATATTTCGGGGGGCTGGCCAGGGGGCGGACGGCGGAGCCGGACGACACAGCGAGTCTTATGGACTGGCTGATGCGGAGCTGA
- a CDS encoding polysaccharide biosynthesis tyrosine autokinase — MRKRDIGEPVIDEPELDLQPYLALAWHWAWLFILAALLGGAAGYLNSRRQIPIYASSTTVMIDAAPTSRAADYSSIYLSERLSDTYSILMLNRPILEKVREELGMTDLETQGIEINKIPNTQLLNIRVLHADRKLAAEIANKLVEVFGQEVVKMQSERYAVSKASLQSQITDMEEQLEETAGQIRQIRNEAERANLEQKQTLYKQIYSNLLMSLEQVRLAEAQTISNIVQVESALPGGQVSPRVRRSAIQAALFGLLLAVGLVFGLNFLDNTVKNPDVLSRRLGLSTLGMIASHETRPGQVVTIKHPRSPVSEAFRALRTNVRFAGVDRPLRKLMVTSPMHEEGKTTISANLAVVLAQSGERVTLVDSDLRRPMVHKTLGLRDGTGLSGLFVQDTPDIEKAMTPAGIAGLRAVLSGALPPNPSELLGSNKMKEILDRMLESSDIVILDTPPIMSVTDAAVLASQVDAVLVVFRPGATKTSVLTQAVEQLRLVNANLIGLVANNVNMARVGYNTYYYRRYYSKYAYYSEEARGGWKANTRRLAKKIARKTGLKKRA; from the coding sequence TTGAGAAAAAGAGATATTGGGGAACCCGTTATCGATGAACCCGAATTGGATTTACAGCCCTACCTGGCCCTGGCCTGGCACTGGGCTTGGCTGTTCATTCTTGCAGCCCTGTTGGGAGGCGCGGCGGGTTATCTGAACAGCCGGCGCCAGATACCCATTTACGCCTCGTCGACGACCGTGATGATCGATGCGGCACCGACGTCGCGGGCCGCGGATTACTCCTCGATCTATCTCAGCGAGCGCCTTTCGGACACCTACTCCATTCTCATGCTCAACCGCCCGATCCTGGAAAAGGTCCGGGAGGAGCTGGGAATGACGGACCTCGAAACCCAGGGCATCGAAATCAACAAGATCCCGAACACGCAGTTGCTCAATATCCGGGTTCTTCATGCCGACAGGAAATTGGCGGCCGAGATCGCCAACAAGCTGGTTGAGGTCTTCGGCCAGGAGGTCGTGAAGATGCAGTCGGAACGTTACGCGGTTTCCAAGGCCAGCCTGCAGTCCCAGATCACCGACATGGAGGAACAACTCGAGGAAACGGCGGGACAGATCCGGCAGATCCGGAATGAGGCCGAAAGAGCCAACCTGGAGCAAAAACAGACGCTCTACAAGCAGATCTATTCCAACCTGCTCATGAGCCTCGAACAAGTGCGCCTGGCCGAGGCTCAGACCATCTCGAACATCGTCCAAGTGGAGTCCGCCCTTCCCGGGGGGCAGGTGAGCCCCCGGGTCAGGCGGTCGGCGATCCAGGCGGCCCTCTTCGGACTCCTTCTGGCGGTCGGGCTGGTCTTCGGATTGAACTTCCTGGACAACACGGTCAAGAACCCGGATGTCTTGTCGCGCCGCCTGGGCCTGTCCACGCTGGGCATGATCGCCAGCCACGAGACGCGGCCCGGGCAGGTCGTCACGATCAAGCATCCGCGATCGCCGGTTTCCGAGGCCTTCCGGGCGCTCCGCACGAATGTGCGCTTCGCGGGCGTGGACCGTCCGCTTCGAAAACTGATGGTGACCAGCCCGATGCATGAAGAGGGCAAGACCACGATCTCGGCCAACCTGGCCGTCGTCCTCGCCCAGAGCGGCGAGCGCGTCACCCTCGTGGACTCCGACCTGAGGCGCCCGATGGTCCACAAGACCCTGGGCCTTCGCGACGGAACCGGGCTGAGCGGGCTTTTCGTGCAGGATACGCCGGATATCGAGAAGGCCATGACGCCGGCCGGTATCGCCGGATTGCGGGCGGTCCTGTCGGGCGCGCTGCCGCCCAACCCCTCTGAACTCCTGGGGTCGAACAAGATGAAGGAGATCCTTGACAGGATGCTGGAGTCGAGCGACATCGTGATTCTGGACACGCCGCCCATCATGTCGGTGACGGACGCGGCCGTGCTGGCCAGTCAGGTCGACGCCGTGCTGGTGGTTTTCAGGCCGGGGGCGACCAAGACGTCCGTCCTGACCCAGGCCGTCGAACAGTTGCGGCTGGTCAACGCCAACCTGATCGGGCTGGTCGCCAACAACGTCAACATGGCCCGTGTGGGCTACAACACGTATTATTACCGCAGGTATTACAGCAAGTATGCCTATTACTCGGAGGAGGCGCGGGGGGGGTGGAAGGCCAACACGCGCCGGCTGGCGAAGAAGATCGCCCGGAAGACGGGGTTGAAGAAAAGGGCTTGA